One part of the Mesorhizobium sp. M4B.F.Ca.ET.058.02.1.1 genome encodes these proteins:
- a CDS encoding VOC family protein produces the protein MEPRISIITIATDDLDRATRFYEGMGLARHQGITEGVAFFQMGGAILGLFPRQSAEEDSGISFAKAPSAVYLAYNTRSDAEVDEVLAMAEKAGGRIVKPAGRAFWGGWYGYFADADGHVWEVAHNPAFPIAEDGSISLPG, from the coding sequence ATGGAACCGCGTATCTCCATCATCACCATCGCCACCGACGATCTCGATCGCGCGACGCGCTTCTATGAGGGCATGGGCCTGGCCCGCCATCAAGGGATCACAGAGGGCGTCGCCTTCTTCCAGATGGGTGGCGCCATCCTCGGCCTGTTCCCGCGCCAGAGCGCCGAGGAGGATTCCGGCATCAGCTTTGCAAAGGCGCCGTCGGCCGTCTACCTCGCCTACAACACCCGCTCCGACGCCGAAGTCGATGAAGTCCTTGCCATGGCCGAGAAAGCTGGCGGCAGGATCGTGAAACCGGCCGGCCGCGCCTTCTGGGGCGGCTGGTATGGCTATTTCGCCGATGCCGACGGCCATGTCTGGGAAGTCGCCCACAATCCGGCCTTTCCGATCGCGGAAGACGGCTCGATCTCGCTGCCAGGCTGA
- a CDS encoding enoyl-CoA hydratase: MAEVVAIKPAIAEGPVVASLDKGILRLTLASPPANALSLAVMAALMAEFDRAKSDRSVRVIILAASGKVFCAGHDLKELSAHRSDADRGRGFFEETFAACAELMQAIVRHPRPVIAEVDGLATAAGLQLVASCDLAIASHEATFCTPGVNIGLFCSTPMVALSRNVSRKQAMEMLLTGETIDAATAREFGLINRIVPREYLNQVVSKYAQTIASKSSLVIKTGKEAFYAQAEMALADAYAYTGRVMVENMLARDAEEGIGAFVGKRKPEWKDE; this comes from the coding sequence ATGGCTGAAGTCGTTGCCATCAAGCCGGCAATCGCCGAGGGGCCTGTTGTCGCCAGCCTGGACAAAGGCATTCTTCGCCTGACGCTCGCCAGCCCGCCGGCCAATGCCTTGTCGCTGGCGGTGATGGCGGCGCTGATGGCCGAGTTCGATCGCGCGAAATCCGACAGATCCGTCCGCGTCATTATCCTCGCGGCGTCCGGTAAGGTGTTCTGCGCCGGCCACGATCTCAAGGAACTGAGCGCCCATCGCAGCGATGCCGATCGCGGCCGGGGTTTCTTCGAAGAGACCTTTGCCGCTTGCGCCGAGTTGATGCAGGCGATCGTGCGCCACCCCAGGCCCGTCATCGCCGAGGTCGACGGCCTCGCCACCGCCGCCGGGCTGCAATTGGTCGCGAGCTGCGATCTTGCGATTGCCTCGCACGAGGCGACGTTCTGCACGCCGGGCGTCAACATCGGCCTGTTCTGCTCGACGCCGATGGTGGCGCTGTCGCGCAATGTCTCGCGCAAGCAGGCCATGGAAATGCTGTTGACCGGTGAGACGATCGACGCGGCCACAGCCAGGGAATTCGGCCTCATCAACCGCATCGTGCCGCGCGAATACCTGAATCAGGTTGTCAGCAAATACGCGCAAACCATTGCTTCAAAATCATCTTTGGTGATCAAGACCGGCAAGGAGGCGTTCTACGCCCAGGCCGAGATGGCGCTGGCCGACGCTTATGCCTACACCGGCCGCGTGATGGTCGAGAACATGTTGGCGCGCGACGCCGAGGAAGGCATCGGCGCTTTCGTCGGCAAGCGCAAGCCGGAATGGAAGGACGAGTAG
- a CDS encoding PaaI family thioesterase, with protein sequence MPAQSNLKPVLTAADVNRLMESVYPQVNDQFSFYQALEVFPGGCTVRLNADARHLRPGGTVSGPSLFTLADIGGYVCVLSHAGPDALSVTTNLNINFVRKAEAGPIDGHCRILKLGKSLMVFDIDIVAGPDGHTVAHATGTYSIPPKRPNDVVK encoded by the coding sequence ATGCCCGCTCAAAGCAATCTGAAGCCGGTGTTGACCGCGGCTGACGTCAATCGGTTGATGGAAAGCGTCTATCCGCAGGTCAACGACCAGTTTTCCTTCTATCAGGCGCTGGAGGTGTTTCCCGGCGGCTGCACCGTGCGGCTCAATGCCGATGCGCGGCATCTGCGGCCCGGCGGCACGGTTTCCGGCCCTTCGCTGTTCACGCTGGCCGATATTGGGGGCTATGTCTGCGTGCTCTCGCATGCCGGGCCGGATGCGCTGTCAGTCACCACCAACCTCAACATCAACTTCGTGCGCAAGGCCGAGGCCGGTCCGATCGACGGCCATTGCCGCATCCTGAAGCTGGGAAAAAGCCTGATGGTGTTCGACATCGACATCGTCGCCGGGCCGGACGGACACACGGTAGCGCATGCCACAGGCACCTATTCGATCCCACCGAAACGTCCGAATGATGTGGTAAAATAA
- the rplM gene encoding 50S ribosomal protein L13, with translation MATFSQKPADVVKKWVLIDAEGLVVGRLATVIANHLRGKHKPTFTPHVDDGDNVIVINADKVVFTGKKYTDKVYYWHTGHPGGIKERTARQLLEGRFPERVVEKAVERMIPRGPLGRRQMKNLRVYAGAEHPHVAQQPVTLDVAKLNSKNKRAS, from the coding sequence ATGGCTACCTTTTCGCAGAAGCCTGCGGATGTGGTGAAGAAGTGGGTGCTGATCGACGCCGAAGGTCTCGTCGTCGGCCGCCTCGCCACTGTCATCGCCAACCATCTGCGCGGCAAGCACAAGCCCACCTTCACCCCGCATGTCGACGACGGCGACAACGTCATCGTCATCAATGCCGACAAGGTGGTGTTCACCGGCAAGAAGTACACCGACAAGGTCTACTACTGGCACACCGGCCATCCCGGCGGCATCAAGGAGCGCACCGCGCGCCAGCTGCTCGAGGGCCGTTTCCCCGAGCGCGTCGTCGAGAAGGCCGTCGAGCGCATGATCCCGCGCGGCCCGCTTGGCCGTCGCCAGATGAAGAATCTCCGCGTCTATGCAGGCGCTGAACATCCGCATGTCGCCCAGCAGCCCGTCACGCTCGACGTGGCCAAGCTGAACTCCAAGAACAAGAGGGCTTCGTAA
- the rpsI gene encoding 30S ribosomal protein S9, producing MAELSSLAELGTAAAVAQPAAPVHVQKLDKSGRAYATGKRKNAIARVWVKPGSGKIVVNDKEFASYFARPVLQMILNQPIIAANRAGQYDIVATVIGGGLSGQAGAVRHGISKALTYYEPALRAVLKKGGFLTRDSRVVERKKYGKAKARRSFQFSKR from the coding sequence ATGGCTGAGCTTTCCTCGCTCGCAGAACTCGGGACCGCCGCTGCCGTCGCGCAGCCGGCCGCTCCCGTCCACGTCCAGAAGCTCGACAAGTCGGGCCGCGCCTATGCCACCGGCAAGCGCAAGAACGCCATCGCGCGTGTCTGGGTGAAGCCGGGCTCCGGCAAGATCGTCGTCAACGACAAGGAATTCGCGAGCTACTTCGCGCGTCCGGTGCTGCAGATGATCCTCAACCAGCCGATCATCGCCGCCAACCGGGCTGGCCAGTACGACATCGTCGCCACCGTCATCGGCGGCGGCCTGTCCGGCCAGGCCGGTGCCGTTCGTCACGGCATCTCCAAGGCGCTGACCTACTACGAGCCGGCGCTGCGCGCCGTGCTCAAGAAGGGCGGCTTCCTGACTCGCGACAGCCGCGTCGTCGAGCGCAAGAAGTACGGCAAGGCGAAGGCCCGCCGCTCCTTCCAGTTCTCGAAGCGCTAA
- a CDS encoding LysR family transcriptional regulator, which translates to MTADLNDLQAFMAVARAGGFREGARATAGSASALSEAIRRLETQLGVRLFNRTTRSVALTEAGASLLARLGPALGEVEAALDVVNGFRDRPAGTLRLNVPISASRLVLPKIVPGFLAAYPAIRLEVIAEENFIDLLVAGCDAGIRYDERLEQDMIAVPIGPRVQRFTTSAAPSYLDRHGRPQHPRDLLGHACVRGRFPSGVMTPWEFERDGEVVRVDPTGPLVVSIGGGVDLAVDAAIAGVGILWLFEDWVRPHFESGALEPVLEPWWQSFPGPFLYYPGRRLVPAPLRAFIDYIKTPAGRGP; encoded by the coding sequence ATGACGGCGGATCTCAATGATCTCCAGGCGTTTATGGCGGTGGCGCGCGCCGGCGGTTTTCGCGAAGGAGCCCGCGCGACGGCGGGCAGCGCCTCCGCGCTCAGCGAAGCCATCCGCCGTCTGGAAACCCAGCTCGGTGTCAGGCTCTTCAACCGCACCACGCGCAGCGTTGCTTTGACCGAGGCTGGTGCCAGCCTGCTGGCGCGACTCGGCCCCGCATTGGGCGAGGTAGAAGCAGCGCTCGATGTGGTGAACGGCTTTCGCGACCGGCCCGCCGGAACCTTGCGTCTCAACGTGCCGATAAGCGCCTCGCGGCTGGTGCTGCCCAAAATCGTTCCGGGATTTCTCGCGGCCTATCCCGCCATTCGCCTGGAGGTGATCGCCGAAGAGAACTTCATCGATCTGCTGGTGGCCGGCTGCGACGCCGGAATCCGCTATGACGAGCGGCTGGAGCAGGACATGATCGCGGTGCCGATCGGGCCCCGCGTGCAGCGCTTCACGACCTCCGCTGCGCCGTCCTACCTTGACCGGCACGGCCGGCCGCAGCACCCGCGCGACCTGCTTGGCCATGCCTGTGTGCGCGGCCGCTTCCCGAGCGGGGTCATGACGCCCTGGGAGTTCGAGCGCGACGGCGAGGTAGTGCGCGTCGATCCCACGGGGCCATTGGTCGTTAGCATCGGTGGAGGCGTCGATCTCGCTGTCGATGCGGCGATCGCTGGTGTCGGCATTCTCTGGCTGTTCGAGGACTGGGTGCGCCCGCATTTCGAGAGCGGCGCGCTGGAGCCTGTGTTGGAGCCGTGGTGGCAGAGCTTTCCGGGGCCGTTTCTCTATTATCCCGGGCGCCGCCTGGTACCGGCGCCGCTGCGGGCCTTCATCGACTACATCAAGACACCGGCCGGCCGCGGCCCCTGA
- a CDS encoding aldo/keto reductase family oxidoreductase, translating to MSSIDKSDTFTLGDRLVRRLGYGAMQLAGKGVFGPPKDHDAAIAVLREAVAQGVNHIDTSDFYGPYVTNRLIREALSPYPDDLTIVTKIGARRGEDGSWLPAFTADELEQAVHDNLRNLGLEVMDVVNLRIMFGVHGPAEGSIEAQVTKLAELQRKGLVRHIGLSNVTRTQIAEGRKICDIACVQNQYNLAHRDDDALIDELARAGIAYVPFFPLGGFNPLQSSTLSGVADRLGATPMQVALAWLLQRSPNVLLIPGTSSVAHLRENLAAAELELSADVLQELDGVAKAA from the coding sequence ATGTCCAGCATCGACAAATCCGACACCTTCACACTCGGCGACCGCCTGGTCCGTCGCCTCGGCTACGGCGCCATGCAGCTCGCGGGCAAAGGCGTGTTCGGCCCGCCGAAAGACCATGACGCGGCCATCGCCGTGCTGCGCGAAGCGGTGGCGCAAGGTGTGAACCATATCGACACCAGCGACTTCTACGGCCCTTACGTCACCAACAGGCTGATCCGCGAGGCGCTATCGCCTTACCCCGACGACCTCACCATCGTCACCAAGATCGGCGCCCGTCGTGGCGAAGACGGCTCCTGGCTGCCGGCGTTCACGGCCGATGAGCTCGAGCAGGCCGTGCACGACAACCTTCGCAATCTTGGCCTCGAGGTGATGGACGTCGTCAATCTGCGCATCATGTTCGGGGTGCATGGTCCGGCGGAAGGCTCCATCGAGGCGCAGGTCACCAAGCTTGCCGAACTGCAGCGCAAAGGCCTGGTGCGCCATATCGGCTTGAGCAACGTCACCCGCACCCAAATTGCGGAGGGTCGAAAAATCTGCGACATCGCCTGCGTGCAGAACCAGTACAATCTGGCGCATCGCGACGACGACGCGCTGATCGACGAACTGGCGCGCGCCGGCATTGCCTATGTGCCGTTCTTCCCGCTCGGCGGCTTCAACCCGCTGCAATCCTCGACCCTGTCGGGGGTGGCGGATCGGCTCGGCGCTACGCCGATGCAGGTAGCGCTGGCGTGGCTGCTGCAGCGCTCGCCCAATGTGCTTCTGATCCCCGGCACGTCGTCAGTTGCGCATCTGCGGGAAAACCTCGCGGCGGCGGAGCTGGAACTGTCGGCGGACGTCCTGCAGGAACTGGATGGCGTGGCGAAAGCGGCGTGA
- a CDS encoding glycerophosphodiester phosphodiesterase family protein translates to MRTIWQGLLLSAALAVSIGHALAGETRARQILDRFEHANQWRDHVMVAAHRAGGMQAGKTLYPENSLAAVEASIALGAEIVEVDIRRSKDGEFVVMHDSWLDRTTNCKGEVVGYTVAELKECRLVLEGTGAVTSEPVSTLREMLLATRDRILINLDNKLDVRALPGMIAVARDLGMADQVIVKENLWNQQRIDTVKAAIDAIGGGFQFMPIIADDAVRDAAFAEKVRRVFSPGAIELINWRAGGETLTETGGPLFSNRMRASAVRGGWHIWADTYAIVNKPGGYLSGGRGDELAVAASLPRETWGFWAERGASIIQTDEPKAAIEWLAANGFRVPYADQPRPAEPAHTASIN, encoded by the coding sequence ATGCGTACCATCTGGCAAGGCCTTCTGCTTTCCGCGGCGCTTGCGGTCTCGATCGGCCATGCCTTGGCCGGCGAAACGCGCGCCAGGCAGATCCTCGACCGCTTCGAGCATGCCAACCAGTGGCGCGACCATGTGATGGTGGCGGCGCACCGCGCCGGCGGCATGCAGGCCGGCAAGACGCTCTATCCGGAAAACTCGCTTGCCGCTGTCGAAGCCTCGATCGCGCTCGGCGCCGAGATCGTCGAGGTCGACATCCGCCGCTCGAAGGACGGCGAGTTCGTCGTCATGCATGACAGCTGGCTCGACCGCACCACCAACTGCAAGGGCGAGGTGGTCGGCTACACGGTCGCCGAGCTGAAGGAATGCCGGCTGGTCCTCGAAGGCACTGGCGCTGTCACCAGTGAGCCGGTTTCGACGCTGCGCGAGATGCTCCTGGCGACCAGGGACCGGATCCTGATCAATCTGGACAACAAGCTCGACGTTCGGGCCTTGCCCGGCATGATCGCGGTTGCCCGCGATCTCGGCATGGCCGATCAGGTCATCGTCAAGGAGAACCTCTGGAACCAGCAGCGGATCGACACAGTCAAGGCGGCGATCGACGCCATCGGCGGCGGCTTCCAGTTCATGCCGATCATCGCCGATGACGCCGTGCGTGACGCCGCTTTCGCCGAGAAGGTCCGCCGGGTCTTTTCTCCGGGTGCGATCGAACTGATCAATTGGCGGGCTGGCGGCGAGACGTTGACCGAGACGGGCGGACCGCTGTTCAGCAATCGCATGCGGGCTTCTGCCGTGCGCGGCGGCTGGCACATCTGGGCCGACACCTACGCCATCGTCAATAAGCCTGGCGGCTACCTCTCCGGCGGCCGCGGCGACGAGTTGGCTGTCGCTGCCAGCCTGCCGCGCGAGACCTGGGGGTTCTGGGCCGAGCGCGGCGCCAGCATCATCCAGACCGATGAGCCTAAGGCGGCGATAGAATGGCTCGCAGCGAACGGTTTTCGCGTGCCTTATGCAGATCAGCCTCGGCCGGCCGAGCCGGCGCACACGGCGAGCATCAATTAG
- a CDS encoding acyltransferase → MTQTAFLNPAHMPAATRTGTVAGERFLVLDSWRGICALLVALFHFPTDSLISQSAFVGGSYLFVDFFFVLSGFVIASSYGSRLSEPVELARFVPVRFGRIYPLHLLMLAAFSAFEELRLILPQLRGTGAEPFTGGFDLNSLATNLFLLQGMGVEDHLSWNAPSWSISAEFFAYLLFAAIVFTTGRRSWIWLVAAAVTAPLFLLAFSHRHMDVSFDFGFIRCLYGFSLGALLAWFQHDSIAEARQALAGDARARLAWTAAEMAMIAVIGVFVALAGDNDAGIAAPLVFALALYLFAHEGGWISAFLRTRPMLMLGALSYSIYMVHIFVQARMINVGGLVERKFGLHLLGDIVLRGDHATGFGADLPGVGLAAILAMLVATIAVSWCTWRFVEMPALAWFRRLAKRI, encoded by the coding sequence ATGACGCAGACCGCCTTTCTCAACCCCGCGCACATGCCCGCGGCGACCCGGACCGGCACCGTGGCGGGCGAGCGTTTCCTGGTGCTGGATTCCTGGCGCGGCATCTGCGCGTTGCTCGTGGCATTGTTCCATTTCCCGACCGACTCGCTGATCTCGCAGAGCGCCTTTGTCGGCGGGTCCTATCTGTTCGTGGATTTCTTCTTCGTGCTCTCCGGCTTCGTCATCGCCAGCTCCTATGGCAGCCGGCTCAGCGAGCCGGTCGAGCTTGCCCGCTTCGTGCCCGTCCGCTTCGGCCGCATCTATCCGCTGCATCTGCTGATGCTGGCAGCCTTCTCCGCCTTCGAGGAACTGCGGCTCATTTTGCCGCAGTTGCGCGGCACGGGTGCCGAGCCCTTCACCGGGGGCTTCGACCTCAACAGCCTCGCCACCAATCTCTTCCTGCTGCAAGGCATGGGTGTCGAGGATCATCTGAGCTGGAACGCCCCGAGCTGGAGCATCTCGGCCGAATTCTTCGCCTATCTGCTGTTTGCCGCCATTGTCTTCACGACGGGCCGGCGCAGCTGGATCTGGCTTGTGGCCGCCGCCGTCACCGCGCCGCTTTTCCTGCTTGCCTTCTCTCACAGGCATATGGACGTGTCCTTCGACTTTGGCTTCATCCGCTGCCTCTACGGCTTCTCGCTCGGCGCGCTCCTGGCATGGTTTCAGCACGATTCCATTGCAGAGGCGCGACAGGCGCTTGCCGGCGACGCCAGGGCGCGGCTCGCCTGGACGGCGGCCGAGATGGCGATGATCGCGGTGATCGGTGTTTTCGTCGCGCTGGCCGGCGACAACGATGCCGGCATCGCCGCTCCCTTGGTGTTTGCGCTGGCGCTCTACCTCTTTGCGCATGAGGGAGGCTGGATCAGCGCCTTCCTGCGCACCCGGCCGATGCTGATGCTGGGCGCGCTCTCCTATTCCATCTACATGGTCCACATCTTCGTGCAGGCGCGCATGATCAATGTCGGCGGGCTGGTGGAGCGCAAGTTCGGGCTCCACCTGCTCGGCGACATCGTGCTGCGCGGCGACCACGCAACCGGCTTCGGCGCCGACCTGCCGGGGGTGGGCCTCGCCGCGATCCTTGCGATGCTTGTCGCCACCATCGCCGTGTCCTGGTGCACCTGGCGCTTCGTCGAAATGCCGGCCCTGGCCTGGTTCCGGCGGCTCGCCAAGCGGATCTGA
- the speB gene encoding agmatinase, producing the protein MANQNIDHAFTARSKTGASLEPTYAGALSFMRRKYTKDVKGADAVVWGIPFDAAVTNRPGARFGPQAIRRASAILDNDPQYPFSRDLFEHLAVVDYGDCLLDSGNHQKTPGTIEREAARILKSGAFLLSLGGDHFVTWPLLKAHAAIHGPLAMVQFDAHQDTWPDDGKRIDHGSFVGRAVKEGIIDPDRSIQIGIRTHAPDTFGIKILYGHEVEEMRASDIAYAIVDRTGGRKTYLTFDIDCLDPAFAPGTGTPVAGGPSSAKILSTLRQLGQVDIVGADVVEVAPAYDHADITAIAGSMVAMHYLGLVAERKARLEELNNGNTVAVNHAQGI; encoded by the coding sequence ATGGCGAACCAGAACATCGACCATGCCTTCACCGCCCGCTCCAAGACGGGCGCGTCCCTCGAGCCGACCTATGCCGGCGCGCTGTCTTTCATGCGGCGCAAATACACGAAGGACGTGAAGGGCGCGGACGCCGTGGTGTGGGGCATTCCCTTCGACGCCGCCGTCACCAACCGGCCGGGCGCACGCTTCGGGCCACAGGCGATCCGCCGCGCCTCGGCGATCCTCGACAACGACCCGCAGTACCCGTTCTCGCGCGACCTGTTCGAGCACCTCGCCGTCGTCGACTACGGCGACTGCCTGCTCGACAGCGGCAACCATCAGAAGACGCCCGGCACGATCGAGCGCGAGGCGGCCAGGATCCTGAAATCAGGCGCCTTCCTGTTGTCGCTCGGCGGCGACCATTTCGTCACCTGGCCGCTGCTCAAGGCGCATGCCGCCATCCACGGACCGCTGGCGATGGTGCAGTTCGACGCCCATCAGGACACCTGGCCGGACGACGGCAAACGCATCGACCACGGCTCTTTCGTCGGACGCGCGGTGAAAGAAGGCATCATCGATCCCGACCGTTCGATCCAGATCGGTATCCGCACGCACGCCCCCGATACGTTCGGCATCAAGATCCTCTACGGTCATGAGGTCGAGGAGATGCGGGCGTCCGACATCGCCTATGCCATCGTAGACCGCACCGGCGGCAGGAAGACCTACCTCACCTTCGACATCGACTGCCTGGACCCGGCCTTCGCGCCGGGCACCGGCACGCCGGTCGCCGGTGGCCCATCCTCGGCGAAGATCCTGTCGACGCTGCGCCAGCTCGGCCAGGTCGACATTGTCGGCGCCGACGTGGTCGAGGTTGCGCCCGCTTACGATCATGCCGATATAACGGCGATCGCGGGCTCCATGGTGGCGATGCACTATCTGGGCCTGGTGGCAGAACGAAAAGCCCGGCTCGAGGAGCTGAACAACGGCAATACTGTTGCAGTCAATCATGCTCAGGGCATATAG
- the argC gene encoding N-acetyl-gamma-glutamyl-phosphate reductase produces MKPKIFIDGEHGTTGLQIRALLAERGDLEIISIPTERRKETAARAEFLNAADVAILCLPDAAAKESVSLIENDTTRVIDASTAHRVAAGWEYGFAEMDKDQARKIAAAKRVANPGCWPQGPIATLRPLVSAGLLPADFPITVNGISGYSGGGRPMIEDYVGKGEDAPEFLPYGLTLQHKHVPELRTYAKLSHDPIMQPAVGNFAQGMITVVPLQLGSLDRVPTGAEMHAALADHFASIEGGVVEVAPYTHLERIAEVDPEIYNGTNKMKVYVFANDERAQALLVAVYDNLGKGASGAAVQNMDLMLGLAP; encoded by the coding sequence ATGAAACCAAAAATCTTCATCGACGGCGAACACGGCACGACCGGGCTGCAGATCAGAGCGCTGCTGGCGGAGCGGGGCGACCTTGAGATCATCTCCATCCCCACCGAGCGCCGCAAGGAAACGGCGGCGAGAGCCGAGTTTCTCAACGCCGCCGACGTCGCGATCCTCTGCCTGCCGGACGCCGCTGCCAAGGAAAGCGTCTCGTTGATCGAGAACGACACCACCAGGGTGATCGACGCCTCGACAGCGCACCGCGTCGCGGCGGGCTGGGAATATGGCTTTGCCGAAATGGACAAGGACCAGGCGAGGAAGATCGCAGCAGCGAAGCGCGTCGCCAATCCCGGCTGCTGGCCGCAAGGGCCGATCGCGACGCTCAGGCCGCTGGTGTCGGCCGGATTGCTGCCCGCCGATTTCCCGATCACGGTCAACGGCATTTCCGGCTATTCCGGCGGCGGCCGGCCGATGATCGAGGACTATGTCGGCAAGGGCGAGGACGCACCCGAATTCCTGCCCTACGGGCTGACCCTGCAGCACAAGCACGTGCCGGAGCTCAGGACCTACGCCAAGCTTTCGCACGACCCGATCATGCAACCGGCGGTCGGCAATTTCGCGCAAGGCATGATCACTGTGGTGCCCCTGCAACTCGGCTCGCTTGACCGCGTGCCGACCGGCGCCGAAATGCACGCCGCGCTCGCCGATCATTTCGCTTCGATCGAGGGCGGCGTGGTCGAGGTCGCGCCCTACACGCATCTGGAGCGCATCGCCGAGGTCGATCCGGAAATCTACAACGGCACCAACAAGATGAAGGTCTATGTGTTCGCCAATGACGAGCGGGCGCAGGCGCTTCTGGTCGCCGTCTATGACAATCTCGGCAAGGGCGCGTCGGGTGCCGCCGTGCAGAACATGGACCTGATGCTCGGTCTCGCCCCGTAA
- a CDS encoding COX15/CtaA family protein, translating into MAAITAAAPYAARDRDLRNRAQLRGWLYFVLLVLFALVLVGGATRLTESGLSITEWQPIHGVIPPLNDAEWQEEFQRYQQIPQYAELNKGMSIDAFKSIFWWEWVHRILARSVGVVFALPLLFFWATRRIERGLGPKLIGILLLGGLQGAIGWWMVASGLVDRVSVSQYRLATHLTLAALIFTATMVVARGLAPHSELAADRSTQRLAGVIVLLALVQIYLGGLVAGLDAGLSYNTWPLMDGRLVPGDLLLLEPAWRNFFENPKTVQFVHRIGAYTVFAVALWHMIATRRRLPGTTHARRATLLFLIVLVQASIGIGTLLMQVPLHMALTHQGFALVLLGFAAAHWRGTKGAYPLPHEVKLAS; encoded by the coding sequence ATGGCTGCCATCACTGCTGCCGCACCCTATGCCGCCCGCGATCGCGACCTGCGCAACCGGGCGCAACTGCGCGGTTGGCTGTATTTCGTGCTTCTCGTGCTGTTCGCCCTGGTGCTGGTCGGCGGCGCCACCAGGCTTACCGAATCCGGCCTGTCGATCACCGAATGGCAGCCGATCCATGGTGTCATCCCGCCACTCAACGATGCCGAGTGGCAGGAGGAATTCCAGCGCTACCAGCAGATCCCGCAATATGCCGAGCTCAACAAAGGGATGAGCATCGACGCGTTCAAGTCGATCTTCTGGTGGGAGTGGGTGCACCGCATTCTGGCGCGCAGCGTCGGCGTCGTCTTTGCCCTGCCGCTGCTGTTCTTCTGGGCGACGCGCCGTATCGAGCGCGGCCTGGGGCCGAAGCTCATCGGCATCCTGCTGCTCGGCGGCCTGCAGGGCGCCATCGGCTGGTGGATGGTCGCGTCCGGCCTTGTCGACCGCGTCTCGGTCAGCCAGTACCGGCTGGCCACGCATCTGACGCTGGCGGCGCTGATCTTCACCGCCACGATGGTGGTCGCGCGTGGGCTGGCGCCGCATTCCGAGCTCGCCGCCGACCGCTCGACGCAGCGGCTTGCCGGCGTCATCGTGCTTCTGGCGCTGGTGCAGATCTATCTCGGCGGGTTGGTCGCCGGGCTCGACGCCGGCTTGAGCTACAACACCTGGCCGCTGATGGACGGCAGGCTGGTTCCAGGCGATCTGCTCCTGCTCGAGCCTGCCTGGCGCAATTTCTTCGAGAACCCGAAGACGGTGCAGTTCGTCCACCGCATCGGCGCCTACACGGTCTTCGCGGTGGCGCTCTGGCACATGATCGCAACCCGCCGGCGTCTGCCGGGAACGACCCATGCGCGTCGCGCGACGCTGCTGTTCCTTATCGTCCTGGTGCAGGCGTCGATCGGCATCGGCACGCTGCTGATGCAGGTGCCGCTGCATATGGCGCTGACCCACCAGGGTTTCGCGCTCGTGCTGTTGGGCTTTGCCGCCGCGCACTGGCGCGGCACCAAGGGCGCCTATCCGCTACCGCATGAGGTCAAGCTCGCAAGCTGA